The Deltaproteobacteria bacterium RBG_16_64_85 genome has a segment encoding these proteins:
- a CDS encoding ExsB family protein, translated as MNPYRICTNCIMDTSDSEIRFDENGICNYCNAFDADVRKKLELAQAGKGMEVLSGILNEIKRKGRTREYDCIVGVSGGVDSTYAAYNAVKLGLRPLAVHFDSGWNSELAVNNIENIVKNLKIDLYTFVADWPEMQNLQLAYFKASVSNCDIPQDHAFLGALYRVAVERRIKYIISGGNNATEFILPRTWGYNASDARNLKAIHQRFGTVKLKHYPSCSFFKRYFYYPYVKNIRIVRILDYLPYNKAEAKKIIIEKLGWRDYGGKHYESIFTKFFQAYYLPKKFGFDKRRAHLSSLIVSGQMTRENALREMGEPPYLQGKLMEDKEYVAKKLGITVEEFERILGTPIRSYKEFPSNDWLFRLKNSVLAHVRKFLP; from the coding sequence ATGAATCCATACCGGATATGCACCAATTGCATCATGGATACCTCGGACAGCGAGATCCGGTTCGACGAAAACGGGATTTGCAATTATTGCAATGCCTTCGATGCGGATGTCCGAAAAAAACTGGAACTTGCCCAGGCGGGAAAGGGGATGGAGGTTCTTTCCGGAATATTGAACGAAATAAAAAGAAAGGGGAGGACCAGGGAATACGACTGCATCGTCGGTGTCAGCGGCGGGGTCGACAGCACGTATGCGGCCTATAACGCGGTGAAATTGGGACTTAGGCCGCTAGCCGTCCACTTTGACAGCGGCTGGAACTCGGAACTGGCAGTCAACAATATCGAGAATATCGTGAAAAATCTGAAGATCGATCTGTATACGTTTGTTGCGGACTGGCCGGAAATGCAGAATCTGCAGCTCGCCTATTTCAAGGCATCCGTCTCCAACTGCGATATTCCCCAGGATCACGCATTCCTCGGCGCTTTATACCGCGTTGCTGTGGAACGCCGAATAAAATACATCATCAGCGGTGGGAATAATGCCACCGAATTCATCTTGCCCAGGACATGGGGTTACAATGCTTCAGACGCACGCAATCTGAAGGCGATCCACCAGCGTTTCGGAACCGTGAAGTTAAAGCATTATCCGAGCTGCAGTTTTTTCAAAAGATATTTCTATTATCCATACGTAAAAAATATCCGTATCGTCCGAATCCTGGATTATTTGCCTTATAACAAGGCAGAGGCGAAGAAGATCATTATCGAAAAGCTTGGCTGGCGGGATTACGGCGGGAAACATTACGAGTCGATATTTACGAAGTTCTTTCAGGCATACTATCTCCCCAAAAAATTTGGCTTCGATAAGAGAAGGGCTCATCTGTCAAGCCTCATCGTTTCGGGCCAGATGACCCGTGAAAACGCGCTCAGGGAAATGGGGGAGCCTCCCTATCTCCAGGGAAAATTGATGGAAGACAAGGAATATGTCGCGAAAAAACTGGGAATCACAGTGGAAGAGTTCGAACGGATCCTGGGAACCCCGATACGGTCCTACAAGGAATTCCCATCGAACGACTGGCTGTTCCGGTTGAAAAACTCCGTGCTTGCACACGTCCGGAAATTCCTTCCGTAA